The segment TTTGTCTTTAACTCCGAGCAATGAAACTGGAAATTCGACAATGATTGAATTGGAAAAAGTAAAGGGAGTATCGTCCGAACTCTCACACCATCTATACATATACAATGAAACTGAGAAAGCAGGAACTAAAGAAGCATTCAATAGGAGATGGTGGGATGAATATGATTTCTGAATTGATTATATGAATGATTACGTCGATTGcgtaaaagaagaagaattgtAGAGGCTatattctccatcgtcaacatcaaatacaaaaaagtcctataaaccagtgttttgaaacccgacccggACACTGAATCAGATGATTTACATAATCACTGGATCATTGGATTAACTGCAGATGAATTGcgggttaataaataaattagttttattatataataatatattagctatgaaaacaaatatatataaaagctaaagttaagaattttaagtgtacatacaaaatattaagaaattgtttagactattttaaaaaagttgtaacataagaattatgatatctaaaaaaatcaagacattttccaatccaaaataaaccagaattaaaacattattgtaataaattgtcaataacaaaaataaactaacaccagatcacatcaactaattttggttttctctaaatttaaaacttaccaacaattttttttctaatgtcACTTCATCATTTTTGGGATATTTTTTCAGTAAGAGCAttctctaatttattataatcaatctcgccaattttttctttttcaacaatccaaactctgttttgtaattcatatgatcatatggttttattttttttgatctgtaaattaaaaatgtaatgatttgtattaaattaaattaaattaaaaattaaaaataatttactctCCTTTCTTGCCAAAGTAAATTGTAGTGTAGGGGAATAATAATTCTCATCGTGCTTCAGTATGTTTTACGGACGTGCAACTCAAGCACAATcatgactctttttttttgcaaacgtaaattgtagtgtagaagaagatgaagacgacaataaaactgaaatttcaaaattttaattagaaatttagaaaataaaaaaataatttcaaaatataacttaaactaaaaatagaaaaaataaaaattatctattggttcaaccagtgctGCAATAAAACTCAAACTCGATTTCTATTGGGTCACAGATTTATCAGTTCAATTACGGATCTGGGTCAGATTCAAAACACTCTTATAAACGCTTGGACATGTATCAAGAAAAGTTTAACCTCTCCTCCTGCCatttatttcacaattaataccaaaattcattaaatttaagttgagaaaatattttaattattaaaaagaaaattccaTATGGCATTTTTTCCcccaaaaagataaaaaagcctactttattagtatagatagatagaagTCTATCTATCTTGTTCTTTCACATGTAGCCTGTAAGATACAAGAACACCAAAAGACTCTAAAAAGACCAAAATATCTTGCAAAACCAATCGAATCTCaaccaaaaacaaattaaaaacccAATGAAAACGACAGTCATCAACTTACAAAATATGCATTATATACATTAATTCATGCATGGGCATGGTATGTTGTGCGTTGAAGCTAGTAATGTGATGTTTGTGCTCCTGTTGCGACGGTTAGTGCCATGCGAGGGTCTCTAGAGACCTAAGGCAATTTTTAAATTGGGGCCCTTTTATATAACTAGTAAATACATTATACAACTgctatagttttaaaattataaaagaagaaaacgaGACAACGTTCTGTTTCTGTATACAAAATTCTTTGAAAGACTTTTTTGAAACACAGATCAAAATCAAATTAGAGTTTGATTTCTGGTGTTTTTGGAAAACTTACCTGGAAAATGAGCCTGATTTCTTTATAAATTAGGATTCAAATCTCTTTGGAAAACTATTTGATTCAGAATCTTTATTTCTTTCTATAAACTTATAtttagcaaaaacaaaaaaacttaaagtccaaaaaaaataaaataatgcaCACATAAAGTTTCGAACACTGGTCATTACGGTGAGTGTTAGAAAACATATTAACGTACATTGATACGATCACTCTAAGAAATCGGGACCCCTAAAATTGTAGATAATTTGGGAGGCCTGTGGCAAATGTCTTTTTGATTATATAGTAAGCACGGCTCTGGCGACGGTTAGACCCACCACGGAATAGATTGCGAACCATTGGAGGTGAACATGCTGAAAAATAAATCAACGTTGTACAGCCCGACAGAAACGAGAAGACACCGTTATGAGTTCAATTTCTGTTATACAGATCTTTTTGTAGTTACCCATTTTAGTTGGCTATTTGCatttatttcatataaataaaccCGTCTTTTGTGATTTTAGTTTATCTAAGATTTGTCAATGGGATGGTGTAACAAAAGCAGTTATAAAAGACATTACATTGATAGAAGAATATATGATACAATGATGATACACCAAAAGAGataaggaagaaaaagaagaatgcACTGTACTACAATATGGAATCGAACAACACTGTGGCTCACGAAAGCTGGCCCAGGTTGACGACTAGATGCGGATAGGAAGGGCACTACGATggtaaaaggaaaagaaaaggaCACAGTGAAAAAGTAAAGAACGGGAACGAAGAAAACaagttatttttcttctttgtttccctTAGCTATTCAGATATCGTCTTAGGTCTTGGCTTTGAGGGTTATACAATTAGCTAACACCGCATACCAATCCTGCATTTGAGGGCACCAGAGCTGTAGGTGAGCATACTTACAACGGAAGATGGTTTAGCTCCCAAGCTAGAGGCTCTGGCATAGCTTGCAGGAGTAGCAGCTCCAGATTTAGTGAAGTAAGCACCGTTGAGCATTAAGTCTCCCTGCGATCTCCAGTTCCATTGCTTCCATTCTCCTTGCCATGAACCGACCCTCTTTGTCACCTGTCAGAAAAATATAACATTCAGATATGGCCTACTTCAATCAAAGGTGTGTCTATACACATGATCAAATGTAGTAGCTTAGTTGTATACCTCTTTGGCAAAAGGGTTTGCTGGGGCAAGGAACCGATTGCCTTGGCTGTTGATGGTTGGGTTAGCACTTCCACCAATCGCATACATTACCCAGTGTGTGTAATCGTTGTTTACAACATGGAAATAACCGTGCCTACACCTGAAATAACAACACAAGAATTAGCACTCCTGATTTCTGATGCAAACAACCGGAAAGAAAAAAGGGAGTACGAACCTTGGCATTCTCTGTATAAGCCCCTCCCCAAAATGGTTGTATGCTATGGTCACTTGCATCACCTTGTCTCTTGTGTATGAATCACTGTGCCCCATCAACATAACCTGCATTCCAAAtcaagaaaattattttaagtgtTGAACGTTCATAAGAAATGAATGTTATCAAAGTTGATTGTCTCTGTTGTGACTAAGCTATGACCAAACTAAAAAACATCTCTTTTAACACAACCTAACTTATAAAACTATACTAATTTGACGGTTAAGTATGATGTTTTTACTCCAACTCACCTCAAAAGGTTTGAAGATTCAATGATTTCACAACAAATTTAGCACCATTTCCAATATCAGTTTAGGTATAGCCAATTTGGTAATGTAAGGCCGATCGAAATTTACCCAAACCGAACCTACTCAATAacatcttttttcttctttttttagttttactgGATTAAACGGAACTCTTAATAAAACTTACACTGAAACCAAATCCAAATTTCAAACCAAACTAATCTGATTTAATTGAAATTATCCAacatttttactaaattaaactAGAACTTGAACCTAAAAATCGAAAACTTCGGTTCATTTtggtaaaattaataaaaacaactGAACTACCGATTATCAAACCTGTGCGGACCGAACTAACCCAAAGCCAAATCACCAGAACCGAACTAGTAATGTAAGGCAATAGAATTAAGGAGCAATGAAACGAACCTCGTTGTGATGGGTGAGATAGTTATTAGAGATGGTAATGGCTGTAGACCCCATAATCGCATCAATCAACCCATCAGCGCAATTAGACAAAGAGTTGTGATCAATCCAAATATGACTCGACCCGAAAATCGAAATCCCGTCACCGTCCGCCATCGTCCTCCACCCGTAATGCGAAGGCGAGCTTCTCACCATCGCGTTACCCGTCCGCCTACAATCATGGATATTAATCCCGTGGATGATGATGTTCGTCACATACTGGATCGTGATACACGCGCCTCCCGCGATCGCGACGTTCACGCCTCTCCCGTCGATCGTCTTGAAGCTGTTCATGATCAGCTCCTGTTTCAGGGTGATCACCATGTCGCGTTTGAACACGATCCATAGCGGACGGTCCTGTATCACGGCGTGGCGGAGCGTTCCCGGTCTCGGGTTTATCGCGTCGTTGTCCGATGGATCCGTGACGACGTAGTAACGACCGTCGCGTCCTCCCACGGCGTTGCGACCGAAACCGATGGCGCAGTTGGCGAGACGCTTGCGACGGAGGTGCCAGTTCCGATCACATCTCCAGCAGTCGTCGATTGGGTTTCCGGTGGCGCATGAGAAGAATCCTAGCTTCCTCCGCTCCGTGCTGTTCCTTATCGTCCTGCACGCGCGAAAATCAAATTCACTCGACTAGTTAAATTTTACTGAAAGAGTGATGTAAGTTTAGTAATTATTAAATCAATCCGTAAAAGTTTTGATTGAACTGAAAAGCCCCAAAGATTCAACAAGTTCACGTGGGAGAAGGACCAAGGAAGAAGAGGGACCCATGTGGTGTAATAAATGTGACTGAATATTAATATACGAATCATATAACTTGTGATACGGACTATACGGAAAACTTtttatcattcttttttttttaatattctatttatatGGCCTGAATAAATGTGAAGCCTCTAAAAGAAGATATATTTATACACAATATgaaatatatgtacatatttaattatatgtttacgTCGGTGGAAAGTAGCGGCGACAGAGGCGCTTTAAATGGCGTTCACGGCGTGTCTGTGTCACAAATATAGCTGTAagaacttcttctttttttttttaattgtaagaACTTGTGGCCCATGCCCTAAATTAAGTATACAGAGTTAACAATTACGgggaaaaaaactattaaaGGAAATTGTGGGTGTAACTTATGTATATTACTAATATGTAAGGAATCACAACGTTTGAGACTTGAGTATATGAGATGGACAGAACGTGgaaataataatacaataaaaatgtCCAACCCATCAGTAattgaaatacattttaattttgttttcagaAAAATATTCCATCTGTGTTCTAAAAAGAAATGTTGTAtcttttacatatatttaatacattagttagtttaaataatttcGAACTGACAGTAATTCAATAAGTAGAgttgatttattaattttattttatgaaagaCGTAGAAGTAATATCTTTAGAAAATGTAGGGTATTTATCTTGGAGTGAGTAttagttattattttgttgAAATGTTTTGAAGATCTACGTAACAGTTTAAGAGTATCTTACATATCGACCAATGCAGCTACTTCTTCCGGGTTTTCAACGGCGTGTTCATTCCATGCACCGTCACTAAAACTGAGAAACAGACAACAAATCATTCAAAACGACGCCGTATAAACATTACTTAAGCATTCCAATTGATCAAATCTGGATGGGTGAGATTGAAcaagaagtaaaaaaaactcACCTGTCAGCCGTTGATGAATTGGTCGGGCTCTGAGACTTAATCTCCTCTGTTTCGTGAGCTCTGTTACACAAAAATGCAGAGATAACAAGTTACGTCTAAGCTTTCACTAACAACGAATTAGTAAAAAGCTTCGAGAGTCTCTGAGCTTACATTGTCGATGCATTTACACAGACAAAGAATGCAAGAACAACTAGACTTGCTGAGAGAGCTAGGAGACTTCTCGAGACCGCCATTGCTGAATCTATTgaagctctctctcttttgtgTATGATGAAGAGGAAAGGTGTAGAGAGAGATATGTAACTTGGAGAAGCTGAAGATTACAATATGCTTATATATAGGCAAACAACGAAGGTGGGAAGAAGGCGCTTAACTCCGTTAAACTATTATATTGCTCGACGTTAGGATTTCTGTTACGGCGGGAACATATAGCCTAACGCCGTCCTCTAAATGGTGTCTTCCGTGATGTTAGGTGGGTTTGACTTCAGTTCAGAAAAGGTTGAATTAATTATGAGTGATATgacttttaaacatttttactAACCAAATTAATATGTTAGTTGGTAAAATACCACTTTGCAGTTCCTacttaccaaattttatatacttctcgaaattctaaagttttttttttttgttagagcgcatattttgtaatatttattttaatgctCCAATGGTATTTTCACATGTCTTAAAAACGTTGAGAATAATATGTCTAATCTTCGATTACTATCTTTACACGTTAAATAtactttttgttaaatttttagaAACATGTACTATTACTAACTGTTTGTGGTTAAGtagaaatacataaaattttataagttaATGTCAAactacaataataaaaataaaaaaaaataattaattagtttttagttttattaattcaCAATATATAtcgattaaaattttatatataataattattaaacatggttttcatgaaaaaaatatctatttgaGATTTTTGAGGATTTCACGAATCCAGAACCTCTTTATCGTAAAAGTGTCATTTAGATTTAGAATGTTTAAAATgacaataataaattaataatcgaaaTTACAGTGAATAACTTGGAATGTAGTTTCTGCAATcccaaaaaaacagaaaataatcgTTGACGACCTAATTGATATTCttacaaaaaaacttaaagttataaatataacGTAAATAATTCTTGATGAAAAAATTAGTCAACATAATTATAAGTTTTCTTATGCCCGTCGTTTCGGGTACTACAAAATGCATGGCAACCACGTCTAGTTTTGAAGCTCGGCTATCTATATAATATGTTGAAAAAATTGATGGTTTTCATTTAAGACGCCGACTTGCATAAATTTGAGATTAGGTGACGTTTTATAATAAGAGTTTTGACGTCGTGGTTATGGATAATGACATGCCTGAATGATATTTGCATATATGTTTCTAAGTACATTGTACAATGTATATATACCCATATTCTATAGCGACGCAAATAAAAGGTATGGTACTCAAACTAACATAGTCTCAAAGCATGTGAATGATTTGTCTACGAAAAGTCGAATTTATGTATTAGTTATATGGTTTATATAATTCGACGATGGATAGATGCAACACACGTTCTGTTGAACCGAGTTATTCTTTCTTAGGTCAAGTACTATAACTAACAtccaatataaaataaaactatatgcAACATGCCAATATCCAGTTATCCACTTTTTTTATATAGGAACTACAGATGAAACAATCAAAGAACATGCGTAATTTAGAGCTTTCTTATTGGGGCATACTAGTATTTacgattaaaagaaaaaaaaagattagatttTTAAGAAGATATAAATCTAATTAAGTTAAGAACACTTTTTAGAAACTATcatataactaaattaaaaaaaatctcataattTAGTAGAGAAATCCACAATACTCTAATCTCCTCATAACGTAATTTTACCTTAGGCGGCTAATATAATTGTAATTTGTCGGTCAGGTTTCTCTAGCTTTTTCCAAATTGGACTTACTATTCAGAATCGGTTCGTTGTAACCATTTATGGATAGTAAGCTCGATTTGGAAAAATCTAAAGCAACTTGACAAGCAAAATGCAATCCATACATGGGTTGGCTATTTTACGTCGTGATAAAAGGGTGCTTAATCTAATCCTCTTTGACATTCTCCAACGCGTAACCTTTGCACATTATTATATGTTCTCATTCTTGTGAGAGaggaaataataatataaatttgatttatctTAATTATTCATTCTAATTATTAGCAAATTATagtatgaaaaatataaatgcaAATCCAagcgcaaaaaaaaaattgtggccTATACTACGTCTCTGTctattttcatattattcatCAATATATATAACCAGTTTGACTTCTTAAAGTTTAATAGTTCACCACTATAAATCCAACGCATCCAGTATTTTCTTTTAACCACAACGCATCCAGTATTATCGCTAGCTAGGAGAAAACATCTCATTACGGATAAATCTTTTTGAATggttacaatatttatattacattgtatatatatatatatatatatatatatatatatatatatcgagcATATTATTTGTGCGGCTGGAAAAGAAAAGACATATAATTTGTGCCCCATGTACATTGAAAATTATTGATACATATGAGGGTTgtctcaaatattttttatattaacacaaaaagaaaatgaatgatCGACTTGAAGATTTAGGAATTTCTTGAATGAATTAAACAAAGaatttttgaatgaaaaaaatCCAATGGCtacaattacaaaaaaaaaatacatggatcctgaaaaaaaatgaaacccaAATTTAGTTTTGAGAGtacaaaaag is part of the Raphanus sativus cultivar WK10039 chromosome 5, ASM80110v3, whole genome shotgun sequence genome and harbors:
- the LOC108859164 gene encoding probable pectate lyase 10, yielding MAVSRSLLALSASLVVLAFFVCVNASTIAHETEEIKSQSPTNSSTADSFSDGAWNEHAVENPEEVAALVDMTIRNSTERRKLGFFSCATGNPIDDCWRCDRNWHLRRKRLANCAIGFGRNAVGGRDGRYYVVTDPSDNDAINPRPGTLRHAVIQDRPLWIVFKRDMVITLKQELIMNSFKTIDGRGVNVAIAGGACITIQYVTNIIIHGINIHDCRRTGNAMVRSSPSHYGWRTMADGDGISIFGSSHIWIDHNSLSNCADGLIDAIMGSTAITISNNYLTHHNEVMLMGHSDSYTRDKVMQVTIAYNHFGEGLIQRMPRCRHGYFHVVNNDYTHWVMYAIGGSANPTINSQGNRFLAPANPFAKEVTKRVGSWQGEWKQWNWRSQGDLMLNGAYFTKSGAATPASYARASSLGAKPSSVVSMLTYSSGALKCRIGMRC